In Paenibacillus phoenicis, one genomic interval encodes:
- a CDS encoding glycosyltransferase: MGIWIVLAIGWIAGWILFRAVVVPEREGSYRGGEKVSVIIPARNEAGNLPHLLGSLKKQTYAPDEIIVVDDFSEDGTYEVAAKYGVNVIRNDALPPGWTGKTWAVWNGYRQSTGDVIVFLDADIRLAPRALESLLQARAEAGGVISVVPFHVTEKFYERLALITNVLGVFAFTSPFEMRSRHKGLYGSCIVTTRRDYEAIQGHDSIRSELLDDLNLGAKFREAGIRVTNFLGGGLVSFRMYPNGIRSELEGFGKGAVLSTAKLRPATTLLVAVWLLGLIASEGALFLWNTAWAYPLLIGYVLYAVQLYLLVRYVGKFGIWMPLLHVLSTLFFLVILIYSAYQVVFRGSVTWKGRDVQVGSRGDR; encoded by the coding sequence ATGGGGATTTGGATCGTATTAGCCATCGGATGGATTGCGGGATGGATCCTGTTTCGGGCAGTTGTTGTTCCTGAACGGGAAGGATCTTATCGCGGGGGAGAGAAGGTGTCGGTCATCATTCCGGCGCGGAACGAAGCCGGGAATTTGCCGCATCTGCTGGGTTCGCTTAAGAAGCAAACCTATGCTCCCGATGAGATTATCGTAGTGGATGATTTTTCGGAGGATGGCACCTATGAGGTTGCCGCTAAATATGGAGTGAACGTGATTCGGAACGACGCATTGCCTCCCGGATGGACGGGGAAAACCTGGGCGGTCTGGAACGGCTACCGGCAATCCACCGGCGACGTGATTGTCTTTCTGGATGCGGACATTCGCTTGGCCCCCCGGGCGCTGGAGTCGCTGTTGCAGGCGCGGGCCGAAGCGGGCGGCGTGATTTCCGTGGTTCCATTTCATGTCACGGAGAAGTTTTATGAACGCCTGGCGCTCATTACGAACGTCTTGGGCGTATTTGCATTCACCTCGCCGTTTGAAATGCGCAGCCGGCACAAGGGGCTGTACGGCTCCTGCATCGTGACAACGCGCCGGGATTATGAGGCGATTCAAGGTCATGACAGCATCCGTTCGGAGCTGCTCGACGATTTGAACCTTGGCGCCAAGTTCCGTGAGGCAGGTATTCGCGTGACCAATTTTCTCGGCGGCGGCCTCGTCTCCTTCCGGATGTACCCGAACGGGATTCGCAGCGAGCTGGAGGGGTTCGGTAAAGGTGCGGTGCTGAGCACTGCCAAGCTACGGCCGGCCACGACGCTGCTGGTTGCGGTGTGGCTCCTGGGGCTTATCGCTTCCGAAGGCGCATTGTTCCTTTGGAACACGGCCTGGGCTTACCCGCTGCTGATCGGGTATGTACTGTATGCGGTGCAGCTCTATTTGTTGGTACGTTATGTTGGGAAGTTTGGCATATGGATGCCTCTGCTTCACGTGTTGTCTACCCTCTTTTTCCTCGTGATCCTGATCTATTCGGCCTATCAAGTGGTGTTTCGCGGATCGGTCACCTGGAAAGGTCGGGACGTGCAGGTAGGAAGCAGGGGAGACCGATGA
- a CDS encoding MTP-1 family protein — MANFQNSGVLSCEKLVEVYRRMAKTNKPGEAVKLKFEGVGERDVYNISAPFEDEGDLVIAGRVERRDSEESEIWFFVRHDEHWVPREGAPVFALQDPFFTRIGGELVFGGVQTFPHPELEGALSWRTVFYKGPSLNRLELFFQGPDQMKDLRLVELSDGAIGVFTRPQGEKGGRGKIGFAKVDRLEDLSLEVVQEAPLLEQFLDEEWGGCNEIHLLANGKLGVLGHIARFDEQGDRHYYPMAFGYDPATGQYTDLEIIAERSDFLPGPSKRPDLADVVFSGGLVRQGGGKATLYAGISDAEAQSLVIDDPFVELEQ, encoded by the coding sequence ATGGCAAATTTTCAGAACAGCGGTGTTTTGTCGTGCGAGAAATTGGTTGAGGTCTACCGCCGTATGGCAAAAACGAACAAGCCCGGAGAAGCCGTCAAACTGAAGTTTGAAGGTGTGGGCGAACGGGATGTTTACAATATTTCGGCTCCCTTCGAGGACGAAGGGGATCTGGTCATTGCCGGACGCGTTGAGCGCCGGGACAGCGAGGAGTCGGAGATTTGGTTTTTTGTTCGCCATGATGAGCATTGGGTTCCCCGGGAGGGGGCGCCGGTGTTTGCGCTGCAGGATCCGTTCTTCACCCGCATCGGCGGGGAGCTGGTGTTCGGCGGGGTGCAGACGTTCCCTCATCCGGAGCTGGAAGGAGCACTCAGTTGGCGGACGGTATTTTACAAAGGACCTAGTCTCAATCGGTTAGAGCTGTTCTTCCAAGGCCCGGACCAAATGAAGGATTTACGCCTGGTGGAGCTGTCCGACGGAGCCATTGGCGTATTTACCCGTCCGCAGGGTGAGAAAGGCGGCAGGGGGAAAATCGGATTCGCGAAAGTGGACCGGCTTGAGGACCTCTCGCTTGAGGTGGTGCAGGAAGCGCCGCTGCTTGAGCAATTCCTTGATGAGGAATGGGGCGGCTGCAACGAAATCCACCTGCTGGCCAACGGCAAGCTGGGGGTGCTGGGCCATATCGCCCGCTTCGATGAGCAAGGCGACCGCCATTATTATCCGATGGCCTTCGGTTACGACCCGGCGACCGGCCAATATACCGATCTAGAGATCATCGCCGAGCGCTCCGATTTCCTGCCGGGTCCGTCGAAGCGGCCGGATCTGGCCGACGTCGTATTCAGCGGCGGACTCGTCCGTCAAGGCGGAGGCAAAGCCACGCTGTATGCGGGAATCAGCGATGCAGAAGCGCAGAGCCTGGTGATCGACGATCCGTTTGTCGAATTGGAACAATAA
- a CDS encoding glycoside hydrolase family 130 protein, whose protein sequence is MTMLQKIEINRSVNNPLITPKDVKPTFPDWEVLGVFNAGVAEYEGEVILLLRVAECPRQTDPRYVLVPVLDVNGQTSGSEPAVEIVKVDREDPRFDFSDPRVIRDKQGATVYLTSISHFRVARSRDGLNFTIDETPSVWPEDPLERWGIEDPRITRLEERYHITYSAVSERGVAVGRLTTSDFVSFRREGLILAPTNKDVTLFPAAIDGKYYMLHRPVPEGIGQPEMWLAESPDLEHWGNHRFLMGLREGKWDGARIGAGCVPIQTEAGWLILYHGADQSHRYCMGAALLDLKDPGRVIARMEEPLMVPEAEYETSGFFHSVIFACGAIVKGEQVIMYYGASDDSMACASFRLPQLLEALKPLS, encoded by the coding sequence ATGACGATGTTGCAAAAGATAGAGATCAATCGCTCCGTGAACAATCCGCTGATTACGCCGAAGGATGTCAAGCCCACCTTCCCGGATTGGGAGGTGCTCGGCGTATTTAACGCTGGCGTTGCTGAATATGAAGGAGAAGTAATCCTGCTGCTGCGGGTGGCGGAATGCCCTCGGCAGACCGACCCGCGCTATGTGCTTGTTCCGGTGCTTGACGTGAACGGCCAGACCTCGGGTTCGGAACCGGCGGTGGAAATTGTGAAAGTAGACCGGGAAGATCCGCGCTTCGACTTCTCCGATCCTCGGGTCATTCGCGACAAGCAGGGGGCCACGGTGTACTTGACGTCTATCTCCCATTTTCGCGTGGCACGTAGCCGGGACGGCCTGAACTTTACCATCGACGAGACGCCTAGTGTCTGGCCGGAGGACCCGCTGGAACGCTGGGGCATCGAAGATCCGCGGATTACCCGGTTGGAGGAGCGATATCATATCACCTACAGCGCAGTTTCTGAAAGAGGTGTAGCCGTCGGCCGGCTGACGACCAGCGACTTCGTTTCGTTCCGCCGGGAAGGATTAATCCTGGCCCCGACCAATAAAGATGTAACCTTGTTCCCCGCAGCGATCGACGGGAAATATTATATGCTTCACCGCCCGGTGCCGGAAGGAATCGGACAGCCCGAAATGTGGCTGGCCGAGTCGCCGGACCTGGAGCACTGGGGGAACCATCGCTTCTTGATGGGGTTGCGCGAAGGAAAATGGGACGGAGCGCGTATCGGCGCGGGATGCGTACCGATCCAAACCGAGGCAGGCTGGCTGATCCTGTATCATGGCGCGGACCAATCGCATCGCTACTGCATGGGCGCAGCCCTGCTGGACCTCAAGGACCCGGGCCGGGTGATCGCCCGCATGGAGGAGCCGCTGATGGTGCCGGAAGCGGAATATGAGACGAGCGGATTTTTCCATAGCGTTATTTTTGCTTGCGGAGCGATCGTTAAGGGAGAACAAGTGATCATGTATTATGGGGCATCGGACGATTCGATGGCCTGCGCGAGCTTCCGCCTCCCGCAGCTGCTGGAAGCTTTGAAACCACTAAGCTAA
- a CDS encoding carbohydrate ABC transporter permease, giving the protein MENASTARTQAVSGRTWKWVNKTLIYVIVTFLAAVILVPFFWMVSTALQADGDIFAWPPQWIPDPPQWHNFVEAWTAMPFNRYLFNTIFIVVLGIVAELISATIVAYGFARFRFPGSSLIFLVLLATMMLPFHVTLIPTFLIWQKFGLVGQFDPLVLRAWTAWGPFYIFLLRQFFMTLPRELDDAAEIDGSNFFQTFVYIMLPQVKPALLAVAIFAFRGYWNDFLGPLIYLSDMKMYTLNVGMYFFMGGVNEAPQWNYLMAMSTLVALPVILLFFMAQRYFIEGITFTGMKD; this is encoded by the coding sequence ATGGAAAATGCTTCGACAGCCCGTACCCAAGCCGTCTCCGGCAGAACGTGGAAATGGGTGAACAAAACGTTGATTTACGTGATCGTCACGTTCTTAGCCGCCGTCATCCTGGTGCCGTTCTTCTGGATGGTGTCGACCGCTTTGCAGGCGGACGGGGATATCTTCGCCTGGCCGCCGCAATGGATTCCAGATCCGCCGCAATGGCATAACTTCGTGGAAGCGTGGACGGCGATGCCGTTTAACCGCTACCTGTTTAACACGATATTTATCGTGGTGCTGGGGATTGTTGCGGAGCTGATCAGCGCGACGATTGTAGCTTATGGATTTGCGCGGTTTCGTTTTCCTGGAAGCAGTCTGATCTTCCTCGTGCTGCTGGCCACGATGATGCTGCCGTTTCACGTCACGCTGATTCCAACGTTTCTGATCTGGCAGAAATTTGGCTTGGTCGGCCAATTCGACCCGCTTGTTCTGCGGGCGTGGACGGCGTGGGGACCGTTTTATATTTTCTTGCTGCGTCAGTTTTTCATGACCTTGCCGCGGGAATTGGACGATGCGGCTGAGATCGACGGGTCAAATTTCTTTCAGACCTTCGTTTATATCATGCTGCCGCAGGTGAAGCCGGCGTTGCTGGCTGTAGCGATCTTTGCGTTCCGGGGGTATTGGAACGACTTTCTGGGTCCGCTCATCTACCTGTCGGATATGAAGATGTATACGCTTAATGTTGGCATGTATTTCTTTATGGGCGGCGTGAACGAAGCCCCGCAATGGAATTACCTGATGGCGATGTCCACGCTGGTGGCGCTCCCGGTCATTCTGTTGTTCTTTATGGCTCAGCGTTATTTTATCGAGGGCATTACGTTTACGGGCATGAAAGACTAA
- a CDS encoding carbohydrate ABC transporter permease, with amino-acid sequence MENHLATLIRWLLVPVVLLVIASVLYFVVSKLGWKKKQAIGLALVSPWIVGFLIFTLYPLLDSLYLSFTESSIFGKTEWVGFGNYIKLFTNDIEFWPSIRITLLYAALSLPIGVIGALLVAMLLNNKIKGIGTYRTIYFLPAVMPEVAVALLWRWMFNSESGIINYVLSPALSLFGIDKPNWFGDPHYVIGAFVIMSLWGIFGTNTVVFLAGLQGVPSNLYEAAEIDGAGRFAKFIHITIPQISPVILLQVIMGMIGALQIFTIAMFVRPTSAAGKFMNQLVYERGFTQLHMGEASAIAWVLFIIILVLTLLVFRSSPAWVHYESERR; translated from the coding sequence ATGGAAAACCATCTTGCAACCTTGATCCGATGGTTGCTGGTGCCTGTCGTCCTGTTAGTCATTGCGAGCGTGCTCTACTTCGTTGTTTCCAAGCTTGGCTGGAAAAAGAAGCAGGCGATCGGTTTGGCGCTCGTTTCCCCGTGGATTGTAGGTTTCCTGATTTTTACCCTTTATCCTTTGCTGGATTCCTTATACCTGAGCTTTACCGAGTCTTCGATCTTCGGAAAGACGGAATGGGTAGGATTTGGCAACTACATCAAGCTGTTTACGAATGATATCGAGTTCTGGCCGTCCATCCGGATCACGCTGCTTTACGCCGCCTTATCGCTGCCGATCGGCGTGATTGGAGCACTGCTGGTCGCCATGCTGCTGAACAATAAAATCAAGGGGATCGGCACGTACCGGACGATCTATTTCCTTCCGGCGGTGATGCCCGAGGTAGCGGTGGCGCTGCTGTGGAGATGGATGTTTAACAGTGAGTCAGGCATTATCAACTATGTTCTATCGCCGGCGCTGTCGTTGTTTGGCATCGATAAGCCCAATTGGTTTGGCGATCCGCATTATGTCATTGGCGCGTTTGTCATCATGAGCTTATGGGGGATCTTCGGTACCAATACAGTCGTATTCCTGGCCGGCTTACAGGGCGTTCCAAGCAATTTATACGAAGCGGCAGAAATCGACGGAGCCGGACGATTCGCCAAGTTCATACACATCACGATCCCGCAAATTTCGCCGGTGATCCTGCTGCAGGTCATCATGGGGATGATCGGAGCACTGCAAATTTTCACGATTGCGATGTTCGTCCGCCCAACCTCGGCCGCCGGCAAATTTATGAACCAGCTGGTGTACGAACGCGGATTCACGCAGCTGCATATGGGCGAGGCGTCGGCCATCGCCTGGGTGTTGTTTATCATCATCCTGGTGTTGACGCTGCTCGTGTTCCGTTCCAGCCCGGCGTGGGTTCACTACGAATCGGAACGGCGCTAA
- a CDS encoding ABC transporter substrate-binding protein — protein sequence MKKKFSMAIILVLAVSLLLSACSGNNGGGASQGDQNEKGGQSAEPGKKVELKLTTWAGADEAKELQQILDELNEKSTTYTIVQDSNPAEYDTRLITQLTGNSGPDLFWISAQRAAQFSSEGAMLDITDRLKSSDKPAANLDDYYEASLQPFTHEGKVYGLPWLQQPVMLYVNKGLFDEAGVAYPDETWTWEQFTDAATKLTKDKNGKHPGEDGFDEKSVVQWGFTLNGWPPSQMFVWQNGGDVLTEDGQSPIDSPEAKEALNFYADLVKGPLTPSQQIVRDRGFDKMFRDGQVAMFMGGAADDLDSTVDNVQAFMVPAGPTGIHATFGDILGMGINVNTKNPDAAFEALVDLSDAIHHWKIMPPRKSLADLATLQELHPKKSHSLEAIINSMEYARPYRYSEKYPEWDNIYWTQLMDPIINAGTDPEKLIPEVKPLLESAIK from the coding sequence GTGAAGAAGAAATTTTCCATGGCCATCATCTTGGTTCTTGCAGTTTCCCTGCTGTTGTCGGCCTGCTCCGGCAATAACGGCGGAGGTGCCAGCCAAGGCGATCAGAATGAGAAGGGAGGGCAAAGCGCTGAACCAGGCAAGAAGGTGGAACTGAAGCTGACGACCTGGGCCGGGGCGGACGAAGCGAAAGAACTGCAGCAAATTCTTGACGAATTAAACGAGAAATCAACAACGTATACGATCGTGCAGGATTCCAATCCGGCGGAATACGATACCCGATTGATCACGCAATTAACCGGGAATTCGGGACCAGATCTGTTCTGGATCAGCGCACAGCGTGCGGCCCAGTTCTCGTCGGAAGGCGCGATGCTGGACATTACAGATCGATTGAAGTCCTCTGACAAACCGGCAGCGAATCTGGATGATTATTACGAGGCTTCGCTTCAGCCGTTTACGCACGAAGGGAAGGTTTACGGCCTGCCTTGGCTGCAGCAGCCGGTGATGCTGTACGTGAATAAGGGATTGTTCGACGAAGCGGGTGTGGCTTATCCGGATGAAACCTGGACCTGGGAGCAATTTACCGATGCGGCAACGAAGCTGACCAAGGACAAGAATGGCAAGCATCCGGGCGAGGATGGGTTTGATGAGAAGTCGGTGGTACAGTGGGGCTTTACGTTAAACGGCTGGCCGCCATCCCAAATGTTCGTATGGCAAAACGGTGGAGACGTCTTAACCGAAGACGGTCAATCGCCAATCGACTCGCCGGAAGCGAAGGAAGCTCTGAACTTCTACGCCGACCTGGTGAAGGGTCCATTGACACCTTCGCAGCAAATCGTTCGCGATCGCGGCTTCGACAAAATGTTCCGCGATGGCCAAGTGGCTATGTTCATGGGCGGGGCAGCCGATGATCTGGATTCCACGGTCGATAACGTGCAAGCTTTTATGGTTCCAGCGGGACCAACCGGCATCCATGCCACCTTTGGCGACATCCTTGGCATGGGCATCAACGTCAATACGAAAAACCCCGATGCCGCTTTCGAAGCTTTGGTGGATCTGAGCGATGCGATCCACCACTGGAAGATCATGCCGCCGCGTAAATCCCTGGCGGACTTGGCAACGTTGCAGGAGCTTCATCCGAAGAAATCGCATTCCCTAGAGGCGATCATCAACTCGATGGAATACGCGAGACCGTACCGCTATTCCGAGAAATATCCGGAATGGGATAACATTTACTGGACGCAGCTGATGGACCCGATCATCAATGCGGGGACCGATCCGGAGAAGCTGATTCCGGAAGTCAAGCCGCTGCTGGAGAGCGCGATTAAATAA
- a CDS encoding LacI family DNA-binding transcriptional regulator produces MRKKVVMQDIADRLNLSKNSVSQALSGKDGVSEETRRKIIETAEAMGYRYNKKTSAGNQNQVKTIGLIASDFAFSMQFFGEIYLAVEREAKNHGINLLIQSITPEMRDRLQLPSFIEEKQVDGLLILSHISTAYIRNVLEQGIPTVLIDHHHPLLSTDAVLTNNRFSAYIAVKHLLDYGHRNIGILGNVAVSPSYQERWEGYMLALREHGFEPREAHMLVHTQEEEEIIAEAMSRVADQPSAWFCLNDGFAFYVSSALRQLGYQIPDEISICGFDNSHYSQMATPKITTMEVDLSLFAHRAFEQLMWRIKHPNEAYQEILLPTHLIVRESTAAVKV; encoded by the coding sequence ATGCGTAAAAAAGTCGTCATGCAGGATATCGCTGATCGCTTGAATCTATCCAAGAACTCTGTCTCCCAGGCGTTATCCGGCAAGGACGGAGTAAGCGAAGAAACGCGGCGCAAAATTATCGAGACGGCGGAAGCCATGGGCTACCGTTACAACAAGAAGACGTCCGCCGGCAATCAAAATCAAGTGAAGACCATCGGGCTGATTGCTTCAGACTTTGCTTTTTCCATGCAGTTTTTCGGGGAAATCTATCTTGCGGTCGAACGGGAAGCCAAGAACCACGGCATCAATCTCCTTATTCAATCGATTACTCCCGAGATGCGCGACCGGCTGCAGCTGCCTTCTTTCATTGAAGAGAAGCAAGTGGACGGCCTCCTGATTCTGTCGCATATCAGTACGGCTTATATCCGCAACGTGCTTGAGCAAGGCATCCCCACCGTGCTGATCGACCACCATCACCCGCTGCTTTCAACCGATGCGGTTCTGACCAATAACCGTTTCAGCGCTTATATCGCCGTCAAGCATCTGCTGGATTATGGCCATCGGAATATCGGCATCCTGGGCAATGTCGCGGTTTCGCCGAGTTACCAGGAACGTTGGGAAGGCTATATGCTTGCCCTGCGGGAGCACGGCTTTGAGCCGCGTGAAGCACATATGCTTGTGCATACGCAAGAAGAAGAGGAAATCATCGCCGAAGCGATGAGCCGTGTGGCTGACCAGCCTAGCGCTTGGTTTTGCCTGAATGATGGATTTGCGTTTTACGTCAGCTCGGCGCTGCGCCAGCTGGGTTACCAAATCCCTGACGAGATCTCGATTTGCGGCTTCGACAACAGCCATTATTCCCAAATGGCCACGCCCAAAATCACGACGATGGAGGTTGACCTGTCTCTGTTCGCGCACAGAGCGTTTGAGCAGCTCATGTGGCGGATCAAGCATCCGAACGAAGCGTATCAAGAAATTTTGCTGCCCACCCATTTGATCGTGCGCGAATCAACGGCAGCTGTGAAAGTTTAA
- a CDS encoding DUF554 domain-containing protein, whose amino-acid sequence MIGTIVNTVAILAGSVLGSIFKKGLKETYQSALFTAIGLAATMLGINAAVTHMKESTFPVLFIISMAAGSLAGTALDIDGKFQRLVGRFSTSNLGQGLSTGILLFCIGTLSILGPIESALHGNHTYLYMNATLDLVTSMVLASSYGIGIALTAVVLFLWQGAIYMSADYLATFLTTPLLTEISIVGGVLIASSGLSILKIIDAKTLNMLPSLLVPVIWFLLKGWFGY is encoded by the coding sequence ATGATCGGAACGATTGTGAACACGGTCGCCATATTGGCGGGGAGTGTGCTTGGCAGCATCTTTAAGAAAGGGCTGAAGGAAACGTATCAGTCCGCCCTATTTACCGCAATCGGTCTGGCCGCCACCATGCTTGGCATTAACGCTGCGGTGACCCATATGAAGGAGAGCACGTTCCCTGTACTGTTCATCATCAGCATGGCGGCGGGGAGTTTGGCCGGAACCGCGCTGGACATCGACGGGAAGTTCCAACGGCTGGTGGGGCGGTTCTCCACCTCGAATTTGGGACAAGGACTATCGACGGGCATCCTGCTCTTCTGCATCGGCACGTTGTCGATCCTTGGGCCGATTGAAAGCGCGCTTCACGGGAATCACACCTATCTGTACATGAATGCCACGCTGGATTTGGTGACTTCCATGGTGCTGGCATCCAGCTACGGCATCGGCATTGCACTTACTGCTGTCGTGCTCTTTCTATGGCAGGGAGCCATTTATATGAGCGCCGATTATTTGGCGACTTTTCTGACGACTCCATTGCTGACGGAAATTTCGATTGTCGGCGGCGTGCTGATTGCAAGCTCGGGGTTATCGATTTTGAAGATCATCGATGCGAAGACGTTGAATATGCTGCCATCCTTATTGGTGCCGGTGATCTGGTTTTTGCTTAAAGGCTGGTTCGGTTATTGA
- a CDS encoding class I SAM-dependent methyltransferase — MLPFFFYARLSRPVHSHYDKELFAARRSIIAGSKLYAPMHETIARIINPYAGDTASAPLVADMGCGEGSHLQGILRQLERPDGLGVGIDLSKEAIRLAARSPGLRNKRESQRLRSGMP; from the coding sequence GTGCTGCCTTTCTTTTTTTATGCCCGTTTGTCCCGTCCGGTCCATAGCCATTATGACAAAGAGCTGTTTGCTGCTAGACGGAGCATCATTGCGGGGAGCAAACTCTATGCCCCAATGCATGAAACGATCGCCCGGATCATTAATCCATACGCAGGCGACACCGCTTCTGCCCCTCTCGTGGCCGACATGGGTTGCGGGGAAGGTTCGCATTTGCAGGGGATATTACGGCAGTTGGAAAGGCCGGATGGGTTAGGCGTTGGCATCGATTTGTCCAAAGAAGCCATCCGGCTGGCTGCCCGCTCGCCTGGTCTGCGGAACAAGCGCGAATCGCAGCGTTTACGCAGCGGGATGCCGTAG
- a CDS encoding ArsR/SmtB family transcription factor — translation MKDQDMLAVLKALSNETRLNILCWLREPEKLESDLPDVIKQEFPGSVCVGSIQEKSGLAQSVISSYLASLQKSGLLESRRYGQYTYYRLNEEGIDTFLEQFAAKLKAKK, via the coding sequence ATGAAAGACCAAGACATGCTGGCCGTGCTAAAGGCCCTCTCAAATGAAACTCGGCTCAACATTCTCTGTTGGCTGCGGGAGCCGGAGAAATTGGAGTCCGATCTGCCGGATGTCATCAAGCAAGAGTTTCCGGGCAGTGTATGTGTCGGCTCGATTCAGGAAAAATCCGGATTAGCGCAATCCGTCATTTCTTCGTATTTAGCCAGTTTGCAAAAGAGCGGCCTGTTAGAATCACGCCGTTATGGACAATATACGTATTACAGGTTAAATGAAGAAGGGATCGATACCTTCTTGGAGCAATTTGCCGCCAAGCTGAAAGCCAAAAAATAA
- a CDS encoding NADH:flavin oxidoreductase, producing MSISQAAAALFKPFEGGGLKLANRIVMAPMTRSFSPGGIPGPDVAGYYRRRAENGVGLIITEGTVINHPAAPADRDVPHFYGEEALAGWQRVVNEVHEAGGKIAPQIWHTGTARQRETFPESDADPIGPSGLSLTGKPVSEPLTKEEIRELVQAYAQSAADAKRLGFDAVEIHGAHGYLIDQFFWEVTNKRTDEYGGDLVGRTRFAVEVIEAVRAAVGPDFPIIFRFSQWKPVDYSAKLAATPEELERFLAPLSAAGVDIFHASTRRFWEPEFAGSELNLAGWTRKLTGKPTITVGSVGLNSEFTSLFESGKGAETTGIDQLIERLERGEFDLVAVGRALLTDPAWAAKIRDGRVDELKPFTKEALSTLS from the coding sequence ATGTCCATTTCCCAAGCGGCTGCTGCTCTATTCAAACCTTTTGAAGGCGGCGGACTGAAGCTTGCGAATCGAATTGTCATGGCGCCGATGACCCGTTCCTTTTCGCCCGGCGGCATCCCGGGTCCTGATGTCGCCGGTTATTACCGCAGAAGAGCCGAGAACGGCGTTGGATTGATCATTACGGAAGGCACGGTCATCAATCATCCGGCAGCCCCTGCGGATCGGGACGTGCCGCATTTCTATGGAGAGGAAGCGTTGGCCGGGTGGCAAAGGGTCGTCAATGAAGTGCATGAAGCCGGCGGTAAAATCGCTCCCCAAATTTGGCATACCGGCACGGCCCGCCAGCGAGAGACGTTCCCTGAATCGGATGCCGATCCTATCGGACCATCTGGCCTCAGCTTGACCGGCAAGCCGGTCTCTGAACCGCTGACGAAGGAGGAAATCCGCGAGCTGGTTCAGGCTTATGCCCAATCTGCCGCGGATGCGAAGCGCCTTGGATTTGATGCCGTGGAAATCCACGGAGCGCATGGTTATCTGATCGACCAGTTTTTCTGGGAGGTCACCAATAAGCGGACCGATGAATACGGCGGCGACCTTGTCGGGCGTACTCGTTTTGCTGTTGAGGTGATTGAAGCGGTCCGTGCTGCGGTTGGGCCGGATTTCCCGATTATTTTCCGCTTCTCGCAATGGAAGCCCGTCGACTATAGTGCCAAGCTGGCCGCGACCCCTGAGGAGCTGGAGCGCTTCTTGGCTCCGCTGAGTGCTGCCGGGGTTGATATTTTCCACGCCTCCACTCGCCGTTTCTGGGAACCGGAGTTCGCGGGTTCGGAACTGAACCTGGCCGGTTGGACGCGCAAGCTGACCGGCAAACCAACGATCACCGTAGGTTCCGTCGGCTTGAATTCCGAGTTCACCAGCTTGTTCGAGTCAGGCAAAGGCGCAGAAACAACCGGCATTGATCAACTGATCGAGCGCCTCGAACGCGGCGAATTCGACCTCGTTGCCGTTGGCCGTGCGCTGCTGACCGACCCGGCTTGGGCCGCTAAAATCCGCGATGGCCGCGTGGATGAGCTGAAGCCATTTACGAAGGAAGCCCTCTCCACGTTGAGCTGA